In one window of Leptospira sp. GIMC2001 DNA:
- a CDS encoding DoxX family protein, which produces MLKNKNKIIYWVATVWLSLGMISTGIVQIIRLDEEVQKMQALGYPMYFLTIISWYYRPLDRKFNI; this is translated from the coding sequence ATGCTAAAAAACAAAAACAAAATCATATATTGGGTCGCCACAGTATGGCTAAGCTTAGGAATGATATCGACAGGGATTGTTCAAATCATCCGCTTAGACGAAGAAGTGCAAAAAATGCAAGCCTTGGGCTATCCAATGTATTTTTTAACAATCATTTCATGGTATTATAGACCACTGGATAGAAAATTCAATATATAA
- a CDS encoding sigma-54-dependent Fis family transcriptional regulator: MNSTHDPDGLLELILDRCIQISGAESGSLMLINEKETVLDVITSRGMGLQKMNEVRLKIGQGITGMAASTGKGKLVNDVRKDADYIQVKEDILSELVVPMIVDGLAIGVISLDSNRLNAFTKDMFDIVAVLANQAAQVFKNLQTFRNLEQKTKIQATLIEIAKVVTSSLDVTEVFTSIMSLLEKSLKLEKGSIILYNKEESRLKIVAAAGLTPDEIERGSYQVGEGITGKVFESGEPVIIESVASEPNFLNRVGYLSHFKNNLEDLALIMAPINSDQSQIGVISVFLLNHKHIDLKSYLDFLLVVTSIISQTIKINKLVEEAKKEISRENIQLKRELKNKYKFGSLIGRAPNMEKLFEKIQLVSDSRASILITGESGTGKEMIASSIHYNSSRSENPFIKINCAAIPENLLESELFGHKKGSFTGAVSDKKGKFELADTGTIFLDEIGEMDLNLQSKLLRVLQEREIEAVGSIKTKKIDVRIIAATNANLETLIAEKKFRADLYYRLNVVNIHTPALRERTEDIPLLINHFIEKYTKDNSKNISGLTREAAKLLLKYQWPGNVRELENVIERAIVLSQGESLDVEDFNEISDKLAIVDVNLEPQQQMSETADTPEIAPSNFSPSHLDGLDGRAMEVIVNEVEARMIQYAMKKFRYTKTRVAKFLGINRNTLDKKIKELNIEY, encoded by the coding sequence ATGAATTCAACTCACGATCCGGATGGATTGCTAGAACTCATTTTAGATAGATGTATTCAGATTTCTGGGGCGGAATCAGGATCTCTAATGTTGATCAATGAGAAAGAGACCGTCTTGGATGTGATCACTTCTCGGGGAATGGGTCTTCAGAAGATGAACGAAGTTCGTCTCAAGATCGGGCAGGGGATAACGGGAATGGCTGCCTCTACCGGAAAGGGTAAGCTTGTAAATGATGTTCGCAAAGACGCAGACTATATCCAAGTCAAAGAGGACATTTTGTCCGAGTTGGTAGTTCCAATGATCGTAGATGGGCTTGCAATTGGAGTGATCTCACTTGACTCGAATCGATTGAATGCATTCACCAAAGATATGTTTGATATTGTTGCGGTACTGGCTAATCAAGCAGCACAAGTTTTTAAAAATTTACAAACATTTCGTAACTTAGAACAGAAAACTAAAATACAAGCAACTCTCATCGAAATCGCAAAAGTTGTTACTTCGAGTTTGGATGTGACGGAAGTTTTTACATCCATAATGTCACTTCTTGAGAAGTCACTGAAATTGGAAAAGGGAAGTATTATCCTTTATAACAAAGAAGAATCTAGACTCAAAATCGTTGCAGCTGCAGGGCTTACACCAGACGAAATTGAGAGAGGAAGCTATCAAGTAGGTGAAGGAATCACAGGTAAAGTATTTGAATCGGGAGAGCCAGTTATCATTGAATCAGTTGCGAGTGAACCAAATTTTCTGAATCGAGTTGGATACCTTTCTCATTTCAAAAACAATTTGGAAGATCTTGCCTTGATCATGGCTCCCATAAATTCGGATCAATCTCAAATTGGAGTAATATCTGTATTCTTGCTCAATCATAAACATATTGATCTAAAATCTTATTTGGATTTCTTGCTTGTAGTAACGTCCATTATATCACAAACTATAAAAATCAATAAGCTTGTTGAAGAAGCTAAGAAAGAAATTTCCAGAGAGAACATTCAACTCAAACGCGAATTGAAGAATAAATATAAATTTGGATCTCTCATTGGAAGAGCTCCAAATATGGAGAAATTATTCGAAAAAATTCAATTGGTTTCTGATTCAAGAGCTTCGATTCTTATCACTGGAGAATCGGGAACTGGAAAAGAAATGATCGCAAGCTCAATTCACTACAACAGCAGTCGTTCCGAGAATCCATTTATAAAAATCAATTGTGCCGCAATTCCAGAAAACTTACTTGAGAGTGAATTGTTTGGTCATAAAAAAGGTTCTTTTACAGGCGCTGTATCAGATAAAAAAGGAAAATTCGAACTTGCTGATACTGGAACAATATTCTTAGATGAGATTGGTGAGATGGATTTAAATTTACAATCCAAGCTCCTTAGAGTTTTACAAGAACGTGAAATTGAGGCAGTTGGATCAATCAAAACCAAAAAAATCGATGTACGAATCATTGCTGCAACAAATGCGAATCTTGAAACTTTGATTGCTGAGAAAAAATTCCGAGCTGATCTATACTATCGCCTAAATGTTGTTAATATTCATACTCCTGCCCTTCGTGAGAGAACGGAAGATATACCACTTCTTATCAATCATTTCATAGAGAAATATACTAAGGACAACTCCAAAAATATAAGTGGCTTAACTAGAGAAGCAGCCAAGTTATTACTCAAATACCAATGGCCAGGCAATGTTCGAGAATTAGAGAATGTGATTGAACGAGCTATTGTTTTATCACAAGGTGAGTCGTTAGACGTCGAGGATTTCAATGAGATCAGTGATAAATTGGCTATTGTTGACGTGAATTTGGAACCTCAACAACAAATGTCAGAGACTGCGGATACACCAGAGATTGCACCATCCAATTTTTCTCCAAGTCATTTGGATGGACTCGATGGACGTGCGATGGAAGTGATTGTAAATGAAGTGGAAGCAAGAATGATTCAATATGCTATGAAGAAGTTTCGATATACCAAAACTCGAGTCGCGAAATTTCTAGGTATCAATAGAAACACATTGGATAAGAAGATAAAAGAATTGAATATCGAATACTGA
- a CDS encoding adenylate/guanylate cyclase domain-containing protein: MRLENLDNLITKEAKEAYQTLLRFWLYALPIFVFVVVFLNYSSDLHPKHSIALLSYIVSSFVFILFIYKVLHRKNLSSSFIIIFYFLGISYPLISPLITFIITMLFAPDFAISIMNHTIPSLFIIMTMSTGFTFSFRISSITGIFSASLFSICYFWLRSAFPEAVLAGVQSTGLSYFVEVNIYILITGLLGGLIANQARNMLLKIYESIQDREYITGILGEYVSEEVRDKILEEGSLAEEGEEKEVTVLFADLRNFTSLSEERSPKDTVSFLNDYFDTMVDVIHKHGGVIDKFIGDALMAYFGAPIPMQHPSRNAFKAAIEMNNELEILNQKLLNKELPTLKHGIGLHHGRVILGNIGSKKRKNYTIIGDTVNLASRLEGLTKQIDSDLIISNEVYLDLEESQKSQLELLSDIQIKGKKNSVICYKKAQ; the protein is encoded by the coding sequence ATGCGTCTCGAAAATCTTGATAATCTAATTACGAAAGAAGCGAAAGAAGCTTACCAAACTTTACTTCGGTTCTGGCTATATGCTCTTCCGATTTTTGTATTTGTAGTGGTTTTTTTAAATTATTCTTCTGATCTTCATCCAAAGCATTCGATCGCTTTATTAAGTTATATAGTATCTAGTTTTGTATTCATCCTATTTATATATAAAGTCCTTCATAGAAAAAACTTATCTTCGTCCTTTATAATTATTTTCTATTTCCTGGGAATTTCATATCCTTTGATCTCTCCACTAATCACTTTCATAATTACTATGTTATTTGCTCCCGATTTTGCAATATCCATTATGAATCATACGATTCCTTCACTGTTTATAATAATGACAATGTCTACTGGATTTACTTTCTCCTTCAGAATTTCGTCTATCACAGGAATCTTTTCAGCTAGCCTATTTTCGATTTGCTATTTCTGGTTAAGAAGTGCTTTCCCAGAAGCCGTCTTAGCTGGCGTGCAATCAACTGGTCTGTCTTATTTCGTGGAAGTAAATATTTATATTTTGATCACTGGATTATTAGGAGGATTGATTGCTAATCAAGCAAGAAATATGCTTTTGAAGATTTATGAATCTATTCAAGATCGTGAATATATTACAGGAATTTTGGGAGAGTATGTATCCGAAGAAGTGCGAGATAAAATTCTGGAAGAAGGAAGTCTTGCAGAAGAAGGTGAAGAAAAAGAAGTAACCGTATTATTTGCTGATTTAAGAAATTTCACATCTCTATCTGAAGAACGAAGTCCCAAAGATACTGTATCTTTTCTGAATGATTACTTCGATACTATGGTTGATGTTATACACAAACATGGCGGCGTGATTGATAAATTCATTGGAGATGCGCTTATGGCATATTTTGGAGCTCCAATACCTATGCAACATCCTTCCAGAAATGCATTTAAAGCTGCTATTGAAATGAATAATGAATTAGAAATTCTCAATCAAAAGCTTTTAAACAAAGAATTACCAACTTTGAAACACGGGATAGGATTACATCATGGTAGAGTAATCTTAGGAAATATTGGAAGTAAAAAGCGTAAAAATTATACTATCATCGGTGATACGGTAAACCTTGCATCTCGTTTAGAAGGACTTACAAAACAAATAGATTCTGATCTCATCATTAGCAATGAAGTATATTTGGATCTCGAAGAATCTCAGAAAAGCCAACTGGAACTTCTCTCAGATATTCAAATCAAAGGCAAAAAGAATTCTGTAATATGCTATAAAAAAGCTCAGTAA
- a CDS encoding ABC transporter permease: MSLIKITNLSKFYATGAEQMQVLKSVSLEVEEGEFVAIMGASGSGKSTLLQILGLLDGFDSGNYLLNGVESSGLNDEELAKLRSDTIGFVFQQFHLLPRTAAWENVSLPSLYSGDSNPKPRAIQLLKTVGLGDRTQHKPNQLSGGQQQRVAIARSLMNHPKILLADEPTGNLDSKSKIEIMQILTGLNDQGKTIVMVTHEEDIASYCSRIIQFRDGEIIRDAKNPSFKKTKLNSSINSNTETADFHHTAEDLNFEKVARKNLDVFKGYFVSAAKTLVANKARTLLSALGILFGVAAVIVVMALGEGARISIEKQLSSMGSNLLMVRSGASRSGGVALEAGAVARMTLEDVRLLEKNIPRIDKISGTVNGRAQSVYLNKNWNTQIMGTEANYSYVRNLEPTQGRFFTEEENSKRALVGLIGETVRRELFGDSNPVGEFIKLNRIHFRVIGVLPIRGGSSWRDQDDVVMIPIQTAMRRLLNRDTIDGIEMEISSAEEMASAEASIRTILNRRHNPSDIPGNLFLIQNMADIQSAVNETNQTMSALLIAIAAVSLIVGGIGIMNIMLVSVKERTREIGLRKAIGARKQDILIQFLIESVFISIFGGILGILCGQISTELLSSFSGWDTSISTSSIFLSLGFSSITGIIFGLWPANIAANLNPITALRYE, encoded by the coding sequence ATGTCTTTGATCAAAATAACCAATCTATCTAAATTCTATGCGACCGGTGCAGAACAAATGCAAGTTCTCAAATCTGTAAGTCTAGAAGTAGAAGAAGGTGAATTCGTTGCAATCATGGGAGCTTCAGGCTCAGGCAAATCAACTCTATTGCAAATCCTAGGTTTATTAGATGGATTTGATTCTGGAAATTATTTATTGAATGGTGTTGAATCATCTGGTTTAAATGACGAAGAGCTCGCAAAACTGCGTTCCGATACTATTGGTTTTGTTTTCCAGCAATTTCATTTATTACCAAGAACTGCTGCCTGGGAAAATGTTTCATTGCCTTCCTTATATTCAGGTGATTCCAATCCTAAACCTCGCGCAATTCAACTATTGAAAACTGTTGGATTGGGAGATAGAACTCAACACAAACCCAATCAATTATCTGGAGGACAGCAACAGAGAGTAGCAATTGCAAGGTCTCTCATGAACCATCCCAAAATTTTACTCGCAGATGAACCTACTGGGAATCTCGATTCTAAAAGCAAAATTGAAATTATGCAAATACTTACAGGTCTCAATGATCAAGGTAAAACTATTGTTATGGTTACGCATGAAGAAGATATCGCATCTTATTGTTCGAGAATCATACAATTTCGAGATGGAGAAATTATCAGAGATGCAAAAAATCCTAGTTTCAAAAAGACCAAACTAAATTCATCCATCAATTCAAATACTGAAACAGCTGATTTCCATCATACGGCTGAAGATTTAAATTTTGAAAAAGTCGCAAGAAAGAATTTAGATGTTTTCAAAGGATATTTTGTGTCAGCCGCAAAAACTCTAGTAGCAAATAAAGCACGCACACTTCTCTCAGCATTAGGAATCCTTTTCGGTGTCGCGGCAGTTATCGTTGTTATGGCATTAGGTGAAGGAGCACGAATCTCGATCGAGAAGCAACTTTCCTCTATGGGCTCAAATTTGCTAATGGTCAGGTCCGGTGCATCAAGATCCGGTGGAGTTGCTTTGGAAGCAGGTGCAGTAGCTCGAATGACTCTGGAAGATGTAAGACTTCTAGAAAAAAATATTCCGCGAATAGACAAAATCAGTGGAACCGTTAATGGTCGTGCACAATCCGTTTACCTTAACAAAAATTGGAATACGCAAATCATGGGAACTGAAGCAAACTATAGTTATGTGAGAAATTTAGAACCGACCCAAGGAAGGTTTTTTACAGAAGAGGAAAACAGTAAGCGTGCGCTTGTTGGTTTAATAGGTGAAACAGTACGTCGAGAACTTTTTGGTGATTCAAATCCAGTTGGAGAATTCATCAAACTCAATCGAATTCATTTTCGAGTCATTGGAGTTCTTCCAATTCGAGGCGGTTCCAGTTGGAGAGATCAAGATGATGTTGTCATGATTCCAATTCAGACCGCTATGCGTAGACTCCTCAACCGGGATACTATCGACGGAATTGAAATGGAAATTTCAAGTGCTGAGGAAATGGCTAGTGCCGAAGCATCCATACGAACTATACTAAACAGAAGGCATAACCCATCCGACATACCTGGTAATTTATTTCTAATCCAAAACATGGCAGATATCCAATCTGCCGTCAATGAGACCAACCAAACTATGTCAGCCCTTCTCATTGCCATTGCAGCGGTTTCTCTCATTGTGGGCGGAATCGGGATCATGAATATCATGCTAGTCTCTGTTAAAGAAAGAACAAGAGAGATTGGTCTTCGCAAAGCAATTGGTGCAAGAAAGCAAGATATCCTAATTCAATTTCTTATTGAATCGGTTTTTATCAGCATATTCGGTGGAATTCTTGGAATCTTATGTGGGCAAATCTCAACAGAATTACTTAGTAGTTTCTCTGGATGGGATACATCAATATCAACATCTTCAATTTTTCTATCTTTAGGTTTTTCTTCGATTACTGGAATTATATTTGGTCTATGGCCTGCAAATATTGCGGCAAACCTGAATCCAATCACTGCCTTACGCTATGAATAA
- a CDS encoding c-type cytochrome, with protein MRIVDNLKFTETMKLYNYSIMMIRLFLIGLLLGCANEPVEENSISTPKPLPPAVTVPIDESLYRQNGCEACHGVDGSGNYERAKTNQLPDFRSTKTYKYGHSVTKIQESIRKGIPGTSMKSYKQLKEYEIQSISKYIKKMQEN; from the coding sequence ATGAGAATCGTAGATAACCTAAAATTTACTGAAACAATGAAATTATATAACTATTCAATCATGATGATCAGGCTATTTCTAATTGGCTTACTCTTAGGATGTGCTAATGAGCCGGTTGAGGAAAATTCTATTTCCACTCCGAAGCCTTTACCACCAGCCGTAACGGTGCCGATTGATGAAAGCTTGTACAGACAGAACGGTTGTGAAGCTTGTCATGGCGTGGATGGTAGCGGCAATTATGAGCGAGCGAAAACGAATCAACTTCCTGATTTTCGTTCGACAAAAACTTATAAATATGGACATTCTGTAACGAAAATCCAAGAATCCATTCGAAAAGGAATTCCAGGAACATCCATGAAATCTTATAAGCAATTGAAGGAATATGAAATCCAATCCATTTCCAAATACATCAAAAAGATGCAGGAAAATTAA